Proteins encoded in a region of the Nocardia asteroides genome:
- a CDS encoding helix-turn-helix transcriptional regulator: protein MTLLREAIGDSLRRARLAQNRTLREVSTSARVSLGYLSEVERGRKEASSELLAAICEALDVPLSRVLWDVSTIMAGADGPAAAAPVDEAAPAPAAAESEQTAAEPAAQAEPALAPTSASMSAADPATRPLPLAEDTRIVIPAPRSDMLVLVKGV from the coding sequence ATGACGCTGCTGCGAGAGGCGATCGGGGACAGTTTGCGGCGTGCGCGTCTCGCCCAGAACCGGACCTTGCGCGAGGTGTCGACGTCGGCGCGGGTGAGCTTGGGCTATCTCTCCGAAGTCGAGCGCGGTCGCAAGGAGGCCTCCAGCGAATTGCTGGCCGCCATCTGCGAAGCGCTGGACGTGCCCCTGTCGCGGGTTCTGTGGGATGTGAGCACGATCATGGCGGGGGCCGACGGACCGGCGGCAGCCGCGCCGGTGGACGAGGCGGCGCCGGCGCCCGCCGCTGCCGAGTCCGAGCAGACAGCCGCCGAGCCCGCGGCGCAGGCCGAACCCGCGCTGGCTCCGACGTCGGCGAGTATGTCGGCCGCCGACCCGGCCACCCGGCCGCTGCCGCTGGCGGAGGACACCCGGATCGTCATCCCCGCTCCGCGATCGGACATGTTGGTCCTGGTGAAGGGCGTGTGA
- a CDS encoding PIG-L family deacetylase gives MERIPEDWQRGLVIVAHPDDIEYGAAAAVARWTRQGKDIRYVLVTSGEAGIAGLRPALAGPLREAEEIAAAEVVGVREVEFLGYPDGRVEESLALRRDLAAAIRRHQPEMVVLFNFGDVWAPGYANSADHRAVGRAALDAVSDAGNEWIFPEIAEWKPWSARWAAVVGPVATHAVDVTDTVEQAVASLAEHRRYLEALGPEPVVDQARAVVDQATAPKDGFPAERAVGFELFFFSD, from the coding sequence GTGGAGCGAATTCCCGAAGATTGGCAGCGCGGCTTGGTGATCGTCGCGCACCCCGACGACATCGAATACGGCGCCGCCGCGGCTGTCGCCCGTTGGACCCGGCAGGGCAAGGACATCCGCTACGTGCTGGTCACCAGCGGTGAAGCCGGTATCGCCGGATTGCGGCCCGCCCTCGCCGGCCCACTGCGTGAGGCAGAGGAAATCGCGGCGGCCGAGGTGGTGGGCGTGCGGGAGGTGGAGTTCCTGGGTTATCCGGACGGTCGCGTCGAGGAGAGCCTGGCGCTGCGCCGCGACTTGGCTGCCGCGATCCGCAGGCATCAACCGGAGATGGTGGTGCTGTTCAACTTCGGCGACGTCTGGGCTCCCGGCTACGCCAACAGCGCCGACCATCGTGCGGTCGGCCGGGCTGCCCTGGATGCCGTCTCGGACGCGGGCAATGAGTGGATCTTCCCGGAGATCGCCGAATGGAAGCCGTGGTCGGCGCGGTGGGCGGCGGTCGTGGGGCCGGTCGCCACCCATGCCGTGGACGTCACCGACACCGTCGAACAGGCCGTCGCCTCGCTGGCCGAACACCGCCGCTACCTCGAGGCACTCGGCCCAGAGCCGGTCGTCGACCAGGCGCGCGCCGTCGTAGACCAGGCGACCGCCCCCAAGGACGGATTCCCCGCCGAGCGCGCCGTCGGATTCGAGCTGTTCTTCTTCTCCGATTGA
- the pspA gene encoding phage shock protein PspA, producing MANPFVKAWKYLMALFDAKIEEHADPKVQIQQAIEEAQRQHQALSQQAASVIGNQRQLEMKLNRQLDEVEKLNANTRQAVLLADQATAAGDTEKAIQYTNAAEAFAAQLVTAEQSIEDLKVLHDQSLQAAAQAKKAVEQNAMLLQQKVAERTKLLSQLEQAKMQEQVSASLQQMDSTLSAPGSTPSLDAVREKIERRYANALGSAELAQNSVQGRMLEVQQASIQMAGHSKLEQIRASMRGDQLPAGGAQPAINPAQANAAQPQMDKGQAAQQ from the coding sequence ATGGCTAATCCGTTCGTCAAGGCCTGGAAATACCTGATGGCCCTCTTCGACGCGAAGATCGAGGAGCACGCGGATCCGAAGGTCCAGATTCAGCAGGCTATCGAGGAAGCCCAGCGGCAACACCAGGCCCTTTCACAGCAGGCCGCGTCGGTCATCGGCAACCAGCGTCAACTGGAGATGAAGCTGAACCGGCAGCTGGACGAGGTCGAGAAGCTCAACGCCAATACACGCCAAGCCGTCCTACTGGCCGATCAGGCCACCGCGGCGGGCGACACGGAGAAGGCGATCCAGTACACCAATGCCGCCGAGGCGTTCGCCGCGCAGTTGGTCACCGCCGAGCAATCCATCGAGGACCTGAAGGTCTTGCACGACCAGTCGCTGCAGGCGGCCGCCCAGGCGAAGAAGGCCGTGGAGCAGAACGCGATGCTGTTGCAGCAGAAGGTCGCCGAGCGCACCAAGCTGCTCAGCCAGCTGGAGCAGGCCAAGATGCAGGAGCAGGTCTCCGCCTCGCTGCAGCAGATGGATTCGACGCTGTCGGCGCCGGGCAGCACACCGAGCCTGGACGCGGTACGCGAGAAGATCGAGCGCCGCTACGCCAACGCGCTCGGCTCCGCCGAACTCGCACAGAACTCGGTGCAGGGCCGGATGCTCGAGGTGCAGCAGGCCAGCATTCAGATGGCCGGACACAGCAAGTTGGAGCAGATCCGCGCGTCCATGCGGGGAGACCAGTTGCCCGCCGGTGGCGCCCAGCCCGCCATCAATCCGGCTCAGGCCAATGCGGCCCAGCCGCAGATGGACAAGGGACAGGCCGCACAGCAGTAG
- a CDS encoding DUF3046 domain-containing protein: MRLTEFQELLHTEFGVARGDALLTDHVILALGGRTGADAIEAGIDPRDVWRALCAEFDVPRVRW; this comes from the coding sequence GTGCGGTTGACCGAGTTTCAGGAACTGTTGCACACCGAGTTCGGTGTGGCCCGGGGCGACGCCCTGCTGACCGACCATGTGATCCTCGCGCTGGGCGGGCGCACCGGCGCCGACGCCATCGAGGCCGGGATCGATCCCCGCGACGTCTGGCGCGCGTTGTGCGCCGAATTCGACGTGCCCAGGGTGCGCTGGTGA
- a CDS encoding VOC family protein, which yields MTAVAAPQLATGHIGLNVSDLDRSVDFYRRALGFEQLAASTGDRRRWAFLGADGKLVVTLWEQSGGTFSTETPGLHHLSFQVDSIDQVRAVERVLRELSVTFAYDGVVAHGEGVASGGIFFTDPDGIRLEVYAPSGAESAPAPSGAAPTCGFF from the coding sequence ATGACCGCGGTCGCCGCACCTCAGCTCGCCACCGGGCACATCGGCCTGAACGTCTCGGATCTGGATCGTTCGGTGGACTTCTACCGCCGGGCTCTCGGCTTCGAACAGCTCGCCGCGAGCACCGGCGACCGGCGTCGTTGGGCCTTCCTCGGTGCCGACGGCAAGCTGGTCGTCACGCTGTGGGAGCAGAGCGGCGGTACCTTCTCCACCGAAACACCCGGGCTGCATCACCTTTCGTTCCAGGTCGACAGCATCGATCAGGTGCGCGCGGTGGAGCGCGTGCTGCGTGAGCTCTCGGTCACCTTCGCCTACGACGGGGTGGTGGCCCACGGTGAAGGCGTGGCCTCCGGCGGGATCTTCTTCACCGATCCCGACGGCATTCGCCTCGAGGTCTACGCGCCCAGTGGCGCCGAATCCGCTCCCGCCCCCAGCGGCGCGGCCCCGACCTGCGGGTTCTTCTGA
- a CDS encoding pyridoxamine 5'-phosphate oxidase family protein yields MEPFHSGEVAVQRRMGQADIAARVGRMIRRDIPAVAADFLAEQRMVVLAAADEAGRLWASELAGQPGFVRALDDRTISVRTRPAAADPLREALTHRVRVGMIALQPQRRRRMRVNGRSTPEGDGLRIVTDQVYSNCPKYISRRELESYTPDPEPPVVRHGVELDAAQQAAVAAADTFFVATADADGNADASHRGGNPGFLRVLSPTRLRWPDYRGNSMFMTLGNIEVNPRCGILIPDWAGAAALQLTGTAELVWAPETFAAGAQCSLEFTIEEVRQRRGGALRWGPAELSPVNP; encoded by the coding sequence ATGGAGCCGTTTCACAGCGGCGAGGTCGCCGTCCAGCGCCGGATGGGCCAAGCCGACATCGCCGCACGGGTCGGCCGGATGATCCGTCGTGATATCCCCGCGGTCGCGGCCGACTTCCTGGCCGAACAGCGGATGGTGGTGCTCGCCGCCGCCGACGAGGCGGGCAGACTGTGGGCGAGCGAGCTGGCCGGGCAGCCGGGATTCGTCCGGGCGCTCGACGATCGGACGATTTCGGTCCGAACCCGTCCAGCCGCCGCCGATCCGCTGCGGGAAGCGCTGACCCACCGTGTTCGCGTCGGCATGATCGCACTGCAACCGCAGCGGCGCAGGCGCATGCGGGTCAACGGCCGATCGACACCGGAGGGCGATGGCCTGCGCATCGTCACCGATCAGGTGTACTCGAACTGCCCCAAGTACATCTCCCGGCGAGAACTCGAGAGCTACACGCCCGACCCCGAGCCGCCGGTGGTGCGACACGGTGTAGAACTCGACGCGGCTCAGCAGGCCGCCGTCGCCGCGGCCGACACGTTCTTCGTCGCGACCGCCGACGCAGACGGCAACGCCGACGCCTCGCATCGCGGCGGGAACCCGGGTTTCCTCCGAGTGCTGTCGCCCACTCGGCTGCGCTGGCCGGACTACCGGGGCAATTCGATGTTCATGACGCTCGGCAACATCGAGGTCAACCCCCGCTGCGGGATTCTGATCCCGGACTGGGCCGGCGCGGCCGCGCTGCAGCTCACCGGCACCGCCGAACTGGTCTGGGCGCCCGAGACGTTCGCCGCGGGCGCGCAGTGCTCCCTCGAGTTCACCATCGAGGAGGTGCGCCAGCGGCGCGGGGGAGCGCTGCGGTGGGGACCAGCCGAGCTTTCACCCGTCAATCCCTGA
- a CDS encoding tetratricopeptide repeat protein, whose product MIPHDPQRLADRVAQARPDDFASFRQTGIELMLLGRYDEALDHLDRALELVDTEPRRISVWINLGDVYRYRGDADTAETLYRRAVEHARVAAPEVLSSAVQHLGKALAERNQLAQAHALLAEAMRLRVAEGDPEEIEATRAALDTLGELPIPLPPTVTALLGESPSWSDDHEGMSGGVVFVSGAYWLKRGPKAVAEYERLTWLRGRGIELPEVAAFEDDVLVLADAGAPSLAARARSEGAYAASIGTVMGAILRRLHSIPVTECPFDGGLDVVLAQARRNVVEGLVDADDFDDDNAGSTPADVLARLRAQRPEQGDPVVAHGDFTPPNVLENGILLDVGALGVADRYRDLAVAVRDLRADFGEAEVSAFFTAYGLADPDESRLEYYRLLDELF is encoded by the coding sequence ATGATCCCGCACGATCCGCAACGCCTGGCCGACCGGGTGGCGCAGGCCCGGCCCGACGACTTCGCGAGCTTCCGGCAGACCGGTATCGAACTGATGCTGCTCGGTCGCTACGACGAGGCGTTGGATCATCTCGATCGCGCGCTGGAATTGGTGGACACCGAGCCGCGCCGGATCAGCGTGTGGATCAACCTGGGCGATGTGTACCGCTACCGCGGCGATGCGGACACGGCCGAGACGTTGTACCGGCGCGCCGTGGAACACGCGCGGGTGGCCGCTCCTGAGGTGCTCTCGTCCGCGGTGCAGCACCTGGGCAAGGCGCTCGCCGAGCGGAATCAACTGGCCCAGGCGCACGCGCTGCTGGCCGAGGCGATGCGATTGCGCGTCGCCGAAGGCGATCCCGAGGAGATCGAAGCCACCCGCGCCGCTCTGGACACGCTCGGCGAGCTGCCGATCCCGTTGCCGCCCACTGTCACCGCGCTGCTCGGTGAGTCACCGAGCTGGTCGGACGACCACGAGGGCATGAGTGGTGGGGTGGTTTTCGTCTCCGGCGCCTACTGGCTCAAACGCGGCCCCAAGGCGGTCGCCGAGTACGAGCGACTGACCTGGTTGCGCGGCAGGGGAATCGAACTGCCCGAGGTCGCGGCATTCGAGGACGACGTGCTGGTGCTCGCGGACGCGGGCGCTCCCAGCCTGGCCGCGCGAGCCCGCTCAGAGGGCGCGTACGCGGCCTCGATCGGCACCGTCATGGGTGCGATACTGCGTCGGCTGCACAGCATTCCGGTGACCGAGTGCCCGTTCGACGGAGGCCTCGACGTCGTGCTGGCGCAGGCTCGCCGCAACGTCGTGGAAGGTCTCGTCGACGCGGACGATTTCGACGACGACAACGCCGGATCCACCCCGGCGGATGTCCTCGCGCGGTTGCGGGCTCAGCGCCCCGAGCAAGGGGATCCGGTGGTGGCGCACGGTGATTTCACTCCGCCGAACGTGCTGGAGAACGGGATCCTCCTCGATGTCGGCGCGCTCGGCGTCGCCGACCGCTACCGCGATCTGGCGGTGGCGGTCCGCGATCTGCGCGCGGACTTCGGCGAAGCGGAGGTTTCCGCCTTCTTCACGGCCTACGGCCTGGCCGACCCGGACGAAAGTCGCCTGGAGTACTACCGGCTGCTCGACGAATTGTTCTGA
- a CDS encoding CGNR zinc finger domain-containing protein encodes MPDPRPHLGEPLALDLLNTRWMEHGPQDLLTDVSGLRVWLASAGLTDRASADSATLNAVLVARSAIYDVVVHAAHEGLNEVLEHGRIRRALTESGPADLADVPQRAWLPAWLAADNLLELLRTAPDRIRQCAHPECVLFFYDTSKNGTRRWHSMATCGNRTKAARHYARKT; translated from the coding sequence ATGCCCGATCCACGCCCCCACCTCGGTGAACCCCTGGCGCTCGATCTGCTGAACACGAGATGGATGGAGCACGGCCCGCAAGACCTGCTCACCGATGTGTCCGGCCTGCGCGTCTGGCTGGCGTCGGCGGGCCTCACCGATCGCGCGAGCGCCGACTCGGCCACCTTGAACGCGGTGCTGGTCGCGCGCTCGGCCATCTACGACGTGGTCGTGCACGCCGCGCACGAGGGGCTCAACGAAGTGCTGGAACACGGCCGGATCCGCCGCGCGCTCACCGAGTCCGGGCCCGCCGATCTGGCGGACGTCCCACAGCGGGCTTGGCTGCCCGCCTGGCTGGCCGCCGACAACCTGCTGGAACTGCTGCGCACCGCGCCCGATCGGATCCGTCAGTGCGCGCACCCGGAGTGCGTGCTGTTCTTCTACGACACTTCGAAGAACGGGACGCGCCGCTGGCACTCGATGGCCACCTGCGGCAACCGCACCAAAGCGGCCCGCCACTACGCGCGGAAGACCTGA
- a CDS encoding phosphatase PAP2 family protein, giving the protein MRFLTTRRHKGGSVGGTNSLDRWLVDRSARVRATPADRVLKALSTAADKNRLWIALGALLFVAGDRSTRRGAVRGLLALSIASSVANGVAKPLFPRRRPPDESVPFVRRLVAPPVSSSFPSGHSASAAAFAAGLALESPAAAAAVAPVAAAVGYSRVHIGVHWPSDVIAGALFGGAVALVTRRWWAVRDDAPAALGPVDHIDPLPDGAGLLLIGNPHAGSGDGDNALATLRDRLPAAEVLELGGGDDVEARIDQLLRRDDIVALGVVGGDGTVSTVAEYAVRHRLPLAVFAGGTLNHFARDAGVEDPGVTFAGLEAGEAVRVDVAEVCFDDAEQRIFVNTASLGGYPDFVRVRERWERRIGKWPAAGIAMVRVLFRAQPLHVTIDDTRCALWMLFVGNGCYHPADQIPMSRPQLRGGALDVRYLRADVRFSRLRLVFATFTGTLAYSPTYRHRRVSRVEVRVDGRPVSLATDGEVDHRGKDFRFISRPSALVLLRRGRHGGSAER; this is encoded by the coding sequence ATGCGGTTTCTGACGACGCGCAGGCACAAGGGTGGGTCGGTCGGTGGCACGAACAGCCTGGATCGCTGGCTGGTCGACCGCAGCGCGCGTGTTCGGGCGACCCCGGCCGACCGGGTGCTGAAGGCGTTGAGCACCGCGGCCGACAAGAACCGCTTGTGGATCGCGCTCGGTGCGCTGCTGTTCGTCGCCGGAGACCGCTCGACCCGCCGCGGCGCGGTGCGGGGGCTGCTGGCGCTGAGCATTGCCAGCAGTGTGGCCAACGGCGTGGCCAAGCCGTTGTTTCCCCGCCGCCGTCCGCCGGACGAATCCGTCCCCTTCGTGCGCAGGCTGGTCGCTCCGCCGGTCTCCTCGTCGTTCCCCTCCGGACATTCGGCCTCCGCGGCCGCGTTCGCGGCGGGCTTGGCGCTGGAATCTCCCGCGGCGGCCGCCGCGGTGGCCCCGGTCGCCGCCGCGGTGGGGTACTCGCGTGTGCACATCGGCGTGCACTGGCCATCCGACGTGATCGCGGGCGCGCTGTTCGGCGGCGCGGTCGCGCTGGTCACCCGGCGGTGGTGGGCGGTGCGCGACGACGCACCGGCAGCCCTCGGCCCGGTAGACCACATCGATCCGCTGCCGGATGGCGCCGGACTGCTGCTGATCGGCAATCCGCACGCCGGGTCCGGTGACGGCGACAATGCCCTCGCCACCCTGCGTGATCGGCTGCCTGCCGCCGAGGTGCTCGAGCTCGGCGGCGGCGACGACGTCGAGGCGCGGATCGACCAACTCCTGCGGCGCGACGACATCGTCGCCCTCGGCGTCGTCGGCGGCGACGGAACCGTGTCGACCGTTGCCGAGTACGCGGTACGACACCGGCTGCCGCTGGCCGTCTTCGCGGGCGGCACCCTGAACCACTTCGCCAGAGACGCCGGGGTGGAAGACCCCGGCGTGACCTTCGCCGGGCTGGAAGCGGGCGAAGCGGTCCGCGTCGACGTGGCGGAGGTGTGTTTCGACGACGCCGAGCAGCGAATCTTCGTCAACACCGCCAGTCTCGGCGGTTACCCCGATTTCGTGCGCGTTCGCGAGCGCTGGGAGCGCCGGATCGGTAAATGGCCCGCGGCGGGAATCGCCATGGTGCGTGTGCTGTTCCGCGCTCAGCCCCTGCACGTCACCATCGACGACACGCGTTGCGCGCTGTGGATGCTGTTCGTCGGCAACGGCTGCTATCACCCCGCCGACCAGATCCCGATGTCGCGCCCGCAGTTGCGCGGCGGTGCTCTCGACGTCCGCTATCTGCGCGCGGATGTCCGGTTCTCCCGGCTGCGGCTGGTCTTCGCGACGTTCACCGGCACGCTGGCGTATTCACCCACCTATCGGCATCGCCGCGTCTCCCGGGTGGAGGTGCGGGTGGACGGGCGGCCGGTCTCGTTGGCCACCGACGGTGAGGTCGACCATCGTGGCAAGGATTTCCGGTTCATCAGCAGGCCATCGGCACTGGTGCTGCTCAGGCGCGGTCGGCACGGAGGCTCAGCCGAGAGGTAG
- a CDS encoding PRC-barrel domain-containing protein, whose product MTEMLETLIGSSVYGPEGEKIGKVKRVYVDNSSGSPTWIAVSTGLFSADALVPLAGAEHRPESATLQVRVGKDAVKSSPQLDHNGQISPQAEQELFDHYQIDPEHAAWDVYGRQPVPQPRQARPAMTRPPEERTREQGDAATARRQSYLGSEEETLRMPPAGDRSGVGREPVVDSYAVDTADLGMRDPDGMPQEDPLTEELSDPERRRG is encoded by the coding sequence ATGACTGAAATGCTGGAAACGCTCATCGGCAGCTCGGTGTACGGCCCCGAAGGCGAGAAGATCGGCAAGGTCAAACGGGTCTACGTCGACAACAGTTCCGGATCGCCGACCTGGATCGCGGTGTCCACCGGTCTGTTCAGCGCCGACGCCTTGGTCCCGCTGGCCGGCGCCGAGCATCGCCCGGAGTCGGCCACGCTGCAGGTGCGGGTCGGGAAGGACGCGGTGAAGTCCTCGCCGCAGCTGGACCACAACGGGCAGATCAGTCCGCAAGCCGAGCAGGAACTGTTCGATCACTATCAGATCGACCCGGAGCATGCCGCGTGGGACGTCTACGGCAGGCAGCCGGTGCCCCAGCCGCGGCAAGCCCGTCCGGCGATGACCCGCCCGCCGGAGGAGCGAACCAGGGAGCAGGGTGATGCCGCTACCGCGCGGAGGCAGTCGTATCTGGGCAGCGAGGAAGAGACGCTGCGGATGCCGCCCGCAGGCGACCGGTCGGGCGTGGGACGGGAGCCGGTGGTCGACTCCTATGCCGTCGACACGGCCGATCTCGGTATGCGGGATCCGGACGGCATGCCGCAGGAGGATCCCCTGACCGAAGAGCTATCGGACCCCGAGCGCCGAAGGGGCTGA
- a CDS encoding glycosyl transferase, whose protein sequence is MRIAVVAGPDPGHAFPAIALCLRFLAAGDEPVLFTGPRWFDAALAAGIGVRRLKGLAPRPVDDDADAGQRIHERAAHISTEILPELSAMLPELVISDVLTAGGGMAAERLGVPWVELSPHPLYLPSKGLPPIGSGLAPGVGLRGRMRDEILRGMTARALRNGRRQRERARESVGLPPADPGPAARLIATLPALEVPRPDWPESTHVIGPLLWEPTEAILDLPPGDGPLVMVAPSTAHTGVAGMAETVLEALEGTGVRVAISMLDAPPADLPPWATAGLGRQDELLTHARVVVGGGGHGLLAKTLSAGVPIVTVPGGGDQWELANRAARQGSSLVVRPLSPAAVRAAVQEILTDPAYTAAAREAAAATDFPDPVALCHQVRHAVHP, encoded by the coding sequence ATGCGAATAGCCGTAGTCGCAGGGCCCGATCCCGGCCACGCGTTTCCCGCTATCGCGTTGTGCTTGCGATTCCTGGCGGCCGGTGACGAGCCGGTCCTGTTCACCGGCCCGCGCTGGTTCGACGCCGCGCTGGCCGCCGGAATCGGGGTGCGCAGACTCAAGGGCCTGGCGCCGCGACCGGTGGACGACGACGCCGACGCCGGGCAGCGCATCCACGAGCGGGCCGCGCACATCTCCACCGAGATCCTGCCCGAACTGAGCGCCATGCTGCCCGAACTGGTGATCTCCGACGTGCTGACCGCGGGCGGCGGGATGGCCGCGGAGCGGCTCGGCGTGCCGTGGGTGGAGCTGTCCCCGCATCCGCTGTACCTGCCGTCGAAGGGATTGCCGCCCATCGGGAGCGGACTCGCTCCGGGTGTTGGCCTGCGCGGACGGATGCGCGATGAGATTTTGCGCGGTATGACCGCGCGAGCCCTCCGGAACGGGCGTCGCCAGCGCGAGCGGGCCCGCGAGAGTGTCGGTTTACCGCCTGCCGACCCAGGCCCCGCCGCGCGCTTGATCGCCACCCTGCCCGCGCTCGAGGTACCGCGTCCGGACTGGCCGGAATCCACCCACGTGATCGGTCCGCTGCTGTGGGAGCCGACCGAGGCGATCCTGGACCTTCCGCCCGGAGACGGACCGCTGGTCATGGTCGCCCCCTCCACCGCGCACACCGGCGTGGCGGGCATGGCCGAGACGGTCCTCGAGGCTTTGGAGGGCACCGGTGTCCGCGTGGCGATTTCGATGCTGGACGCGCCGCCCGCCGATCTTCCCCCGTGGGCGACGGCGGGGCTGGGGCGCCAAGACGAGCTGCTGACCCATGCCCGCGTGGTCGTGGGCGGCGGCGGCCACGGCCTGCTCGCCAAGACGCTGTCCGCGGGCGTCCCGATCGTGACGGTTCCCGGCGGCGGCGACCAGTGGGAACTGGCCAATCGCGCGGCCCGCCAGGGCAGTTCGCTCGTCGTCCGGCCACTGTCGCCCGCCGCTGTGCGCGCCGCGGTCCAAGAGATCCTCACCGACCCCGCCTACACCGCGGCTGCCCGGGAGGCCGCCGCCGCGACGGACTTCCCCGACCCCGTGGCCCTGTGCCACCAGGTCCGCCATGCCGTTCACCCCTGA
- the recA gene encoding recombinase RecA yields MAPQAYDRDKALELALAQVEKSFGKGAVMRLGEEARQPISVIPTGSIALDVALGIGGLPRGRIVEIYGPESSGKTTVALHAVANAQAAGGVAAFIDAEHALDPDYARKLGVDTDALLVSQPDTGEQALEIADMLVRSGAIDIIVIDSVAALVPRAEIEGEMGDSHVGLQARLMSQALRKMTSALNNSGTTAIFINQLREKIGVMFGSPETTTGGKALKFYASVRLDVRRIETLKDGSDAVGNRTRVKVVKNKVSPPFKQAEFDILYGHGISKEGSLIDMGVEHGFIRKSGSWYTYEGDQLGQGKENARKFLLENIDVRDEVEKKIKEKLGIGADVTADAAAEVPADF; encoded by the coding sequence ATGGCACCACAGGCGTACGACCGGGACAAGGCGCTCGAACTCGCGCTGGCCCAGGTGGAGAAAAGCTTCGGCAAGGGCGCCGTCATGCGTCTCGGCGAGGAGGCGCGCCAGCCCATCTCGGTGATCCCCACCGGCTCGATCGCGCTCGACGTGGCGTTGGGCATCGGCGGTCTGCCGCGCGGCCGCATCGTCGAGATCTACGGGCCGGAATCCTCGGGTAAGACCACCGTCGCGCTGCACGCGGTGGCCAACGCCCAAGCCGCGGGCGGGGTCGCGGCGTTCATCGACGCCGAGCACGCGCTCGATCCGGACTACGCCCGCAAGCTCGGCGTCGACACCGACGCGCTGCTGGTCTCCCAGCCCGACACGGGTGAGCAGGCGCTGGAGATCGCCGACATGCTGGTGCGCTCCGGCGCCATCGACATCATCGTCATCGACTCGGTGGCCGCGCTGGTGCCGCGCGCCGAGATCGAGGGCGAGATGGGCGACAGCCACGTCGGTTTGCAGGCCCGCCTCATGAGTCAGGCGCTGCGCAAGATGACCAGCGCGTTGAACAACTCCGGGACCACCGCGATCTTCATCAACCAGTTGCGCGAGAAGATCGGCGTCATGTTCGGCTCGCCGGAGACCACCACCGGTGGTAAGGCGTTGAAGTTCTACGCGTCGGTGCGCCTGGACGTGCGCCGCATCGAGACGCTCAAGGACGGCAGCGACGCGGTGGGCAACCGCACCCGTGTGAAGGTCGTGAAGAACAAGGTCTCCCCGCCGTTCAAGCAGGCCGAGTTCGACATCCTCTACGGGCACGGCATCTCCAAGGAGGGCTCGCTCATCGACATGGGCGTCGAGCACGGCTTCATCCGCAAGTCCGGCTCCTGGTACACCTACGAGGGAGATCAGCTCGGCCAGGGCAAGGAGAACGCTCGCAAGTTCCTGCTGGAGAACATCGACGTCCGCGACGAGGTCGAGAAGAAGATCAAGGAGAAGCTGGGCATCGGCGCCGACGTGACAGCCGATGCGGCGGCGGAGGTGCCCGCCGATTTCTGA
- a CDS encoding nuclear transport factor 2 family protein, translating to MRPPLPPFDAESAAIKVRAAENAWNTRDPERVAAAYTEDSVWRNRDEFFTGRAAIVEFLTRKWSIENGYALRKDLWAFADNRIAVRFQYEWHDEAGRWWRSYGNEQWEFAPDGLMSRREASINDVRIEESDRRIFGPRDPADESVQPQR from the coding sequence ATGCGACCTCCGTTACCCCCGTTCGACGCCGAATCCGCCGCTATCAAGGTGCGGGCCGCCGAAAACGCCTGGAACACGCGCGATCCGGAGCGGGTCGCCGCCGCCTACACCGAGGACTCGGTATGGCGCAATCGTGACGAATTCTTCACCGGTCGCGCCGCCATCGTCGAGTTCCTCACCAGGAAGTGGTCCATCGAGAACGGATACGCGCTGCGCAAGGACCTGTGGGCCTTCGCGGACAACCGCATCGCCGTGCGCTTCCAGTACGAATGGCACGACGAGGCGGGCCGGTGGTGGCGCAGTTACGGCAACGAGCAGTGGGAGTTCGCGCCGGACGGGCTGATGTCCCGGCGGGAGGCCAGCATCAACGACGTCCGGATCGAGGAATCCGATCGGCGCATCTTCGGGCCGCGCGATCCGGCGGACGAGTCGGTGCAGCCCCAACGCTAG